One window from the genome of Pararhizobium gei encodes:
- a CDS encoding Flp family type IVb pilin, giving the protein MHGKQGWERMKIFSFRFFSDVSGATAVEYGLLAGLISVAMISGLSNFSDELLIVFETITAAMQGAGT; this is encoded by the coding sequence ATGCACGGGAAGCAAGGCTGGGAGCGCATGAAGATATTTTCGTTTCGGTTTTTTTCTGACGTTTCCGGCGCAACCGCAGTGGAGTACGGCCTGCTCGCTGGGCTCATTTCCGTTGCGATGATATCCGGTCTCTCGAACTTCTCGGACGAACTGCTCATCGTTTTTGAGACGATTACGGCAGCAATGCAGGGCGCAGGGACGTAA
- the grxC gene encoding glutaredoxin 3, with amino-acid sequence MVSVVIYTRQFCGYCSAAKKLLDSKGAQYEEHDATYAPELRQQMISRSNGGTTFPQIFIGDVHVGGCDDLHALDRAGKLDAMLAA; translated from the coding sequence ATGGTTTCTGTGGTCATCTATACCCGTCAGTTTTGCGGCTATTGCTCGGCTGCGAAGAAGCTTCTGGACTCCAAAGGAGCGCAATACGAGGAGCATGACGCGACCTATGCGCCTGAACTGCGCCAGCAGATGATCAGCCGCTCGAACGGTGGAACCACCTTTCCGCAGATTTTTATCGGCGATGTCCATGTCGGAGGCTGCGACGACCTTCACGCGCTGGATCGTGCCGGCAAACTGGACGCAATGCTTGCCGCCTGA
- a CDS encoding methyltransferase domain-containing protein, giving the protein MDIVFDQALIEARRKRALLHGDPKAQFLLEIAAREIAERLSVVERHFEKAVELHGYTGLTAALLAQTGKVSEIVRIETDDDFAKEKDTLTAASLETVPLPPQSVNLIVSPLSLHLTNDTPGVFIQVRRALKPDGLFLAAIPGTGTLQELREVLLQAESEISGGASPRVIPFADVRDIGALLQRAGFTLPVADTETYTVRYDSLFGLMRDLRAMGMTNPLAARSRAPVDRKFFVRAAQLYAERFSDPDGRIRATFSIIYISGWAPHESQQKPLKPGSAKQRLSDALRTNERQLKEN; this is encoded by the coding sequence ATGGATATCGTTTTCGACCAGGCGCTGATAGAGGCGCGCCGCAAAAGGGCGCTTCTCCACGGTGATCCGAAAGCGCAGTTTCTTCTCGAAATCGCCGCCCGGGAAATTGCCGAGCGACTGAGCGTTGTCGAGCGTCATTTCGAAAAGGCCGTCGAACTCCACGGATATACGGGCCTGACAGCGGCATTGCTGGCACAAACAGGCAAGGTTTCCGAAATCGTCCGGATTGAAACGGACGATGACTTCGCCAAAGAAAAAGACACGCTGACTGCAGCTTCGCTCGAAACCGTGCCGCTGCCGCCGCAATCGGTCAATCTTATCGTCTCGCCGCTGTCGCTGCATCTGACGAACGACACGCCCGGCGTCTTCATTCAGGTGCGCCGTGCCCTGAAGCCGGACGGCCTGTTTCTCGCGGCGATACCGGGCACCGGCACGCTTCAGGAACTGAGGGAAGTGTTGCTTCAGGCCGAAAGCGAGATTTCAGGCGGCGCCAGCCCCCGCGTCATCCCCTTCGCGGATGTTCGCGACATAGGCGCATTGCTGCAGCGTGCCGGCTTTACCCTGCCAGTGGCCGACACCGAGACCTATACCGTTCGCTACGATTCGCTTTTTGGCCTGATGAGAGATCTGAGAGCGATGGGCATGACCAATCCGCTGGCGGCGCGCAGCCGGGCTCCTGTTGACCGGAAATTTTTCGTTCGCGCCGCCCAACTCTACGCCGAGCGGTTTTCTGACCCGGACGGCCGAATCCGTGCAACGTTCTCAATCATCTATATCTCGGGCTGGGCGCCACATGAAAGCCAGCAGAAGCCTTTGAAGCCCGGTTCGGCGAAACAGAGGCTGTCGGATGCACTCCGCACGAACGAGCGACAGCTCAAGGAAAACTGA
- a CDS encoding carbon-nitrogen hydrolase family protein — MTFKAAAVQMCSGVEPQRNAEAMDRLVREAAGHGAIYIQTPEMTGALQRDRAAMKANLRDEENDVIVRMASELASELRIYLHVGSTAIGLADGKMANRGFLFGPDGGKISHYDKIHMFDVDLDNGESWRESSAYTPGATARLINLPFGKLGCAICYDIRFPDLFRMQAQAGAEIMSVPAAFTRQTGEAHWAVLLRARAIENGMFVIAAAQAGLHEDGRETYGHSMIIDPWGAVLASAGGTGEGIIVADINVAAVAAARGKIPNLKNGRVFSLDEVPLSAAGGVAA; from the coding sequence ATGACGTTCAAAGCTGCTGCCGTCCAGATGTGCTCGGGTGTCGAGCCCCAGCGCAATGCCGAGGCAATGGACAGGCTCGTGCGCGAAGCCGCGGGCCATGGGGCCATTTACATTCAGACTCCGGAAATGACCGGCGCCCTGCAGCGCGACCGTGCTGCTATGAAAGCCAATTTACGGGACGAGGAAAACGACGTTATCGTCAGGATGGCGTCGGAACTGGCGTCCGAACTGCGCATTTATCTTCATGTCGGTTCAACGGCGATCGGTCTCGCAGACGGCAAGATGGCCAATCGCGGCTTTCTGTTCGGTCCGGACGGCGGCAAGATCTCGCATTATGACAAGATCCATATGTTCGATGTCGATCTCGACAATGGCGAGAGCTGGCGCGAAAGCTCCGCCTATACGCCGGGGGCTACGGCGCGCCTGATCAACCTTCCGTTCGGAAAGCTTGGCTGCGCCATCTGCTACGATATTCGTTTTCCGGATCTTTTCCGTATGCAGGCCCAGGCCGGGGCCGAGATCATGTCCGTGCCCGCGGCCTTTACGCGCCAGACAGGTGAGGCGCATTGGGCCGTGCTGCTTCGGGCGAGGGCAATCGAGAACGGCATGTTCGTCATCGCTGCCGCACAGGCCGGGCTGCATGAGGATGGCCGGGAGACCTATGGTCATTCGATGATCATCGACCCCTGGGGCGCGGTGCTTGCTTCTGCCGGCGGAACCGGCGAGGGCATCATTGTCGCCGACATCAATGTCGCTGCCGTTGCGGCGGCACGGGGCAAAATTCCCAACCTGAAGAACGGTCGCGTTTTTTCGCTGGATGAAGTGCCGTTGTCTGCCGCCGGAGGTGT
- the mutT gene encoding 8-oxo-dGTP diphosphatase MutT: MEAASRKILLVAACALVDGDGRILLAQRPEGKSLAGLWEFPGGKVEPGETPEETLIRELDEELGIQTKVACLAPLTFASHTYETFHLLMPLYVCRRYEGVAHGCEGQAIKWVRPKALRDYPMPPADEPLIPYLIDLL; this comes from the coding sequence ATGGAAGCAGCAAGCCGGAAGATCCTGCTGGTCGCCGCCTGCGCGCTGGTCGATGGCGATGGCCGCATTCTGCTGGCGCAACGCCCCGAAGGAAAATCGCTGGCCGGGCTCTGGGAGTTTCCAGGCGGCAAGGTCGAGCCGGGCGAGACGCCGGAGGAGACGCTGATCCGGGAACTGGACGAAGAACTTGGAATCCAGACGAAAGTGGCCTGTCTCGCGCCCCTGACCTTTGCCAGCCATACTTACGAAACATTCCACCTGCTGATGCCGCTGTATGTTTGCCGGCGTTATGAAGGCGTGGCTCATGGCTGTGAAGGGCAGGCCATCAAATGGGTCCGGCCCAAGGCCCTGCGCGATTATCCGATGCCCCCGGCAGACGAGCCGCTCATCCCGTATTTGATCGATTTGCTGTGA
- a CDS encoding ComF family protein, with product MQGNRSENPGWRLVSRLHNLWAAAVDVVYPPVCSACGRMVGEHYATCPACWASLRQIERPYCEVLGLPFSHDLGTGILCADAIAHPPVFDRLRSAVIHETIAKSLVHGLKYSDRTDLAPMMAGWMIRASDGRVAASDAIIAVPLHATRLWRRRFNQSAELARAIARLSGKPFLATGLIRTKRTMQQVGLGATAREDNVRGAFAVTETGKAEVFGKRLVLVDDVYTTGATVSAATRALKKAGAVEVTVLTFARAISGPI from the coding sequence ATGCAAGGGAACAGGTCAGAAAATCCAGGTTGGAGGCTCGTGAGCAGGCTGCACAATCTGTGGGCCGCAGCGGTCGATGTTGTCTATCCGCCGGTTTGCAGCGCATGTGGACGCATGGTCGGCGAACATTACGCAACCTGCCCGGCCTGCTGGGCAAGTTTGCGGCAAATTGAGCGACCCTATTGCGAAGTGCTTGGCCTGCCATTCTCACATGATCTCGGGACGGGCATTCTCTGTGCCGACGCCATTGCCCATCCACCGGTATTCGACAGGCTGCGATCCGCGGTCATTCATGAGACCATCGCTAAGTCCTTGGTGCATGGCCTGAAATACAGCGATCGCACGGACCTCGCGCCCATGATGGCCGGCTGGATGATCCGGGCAAGCGACGGCAGGGTTGCGGCTTCGGACGCGATCATCGCGGTTCCGCTGCATGCCACGCGGCTTTGGCGGCGCCGTTTCAACCAATCGGCCGAACTTGCACGCGCCATCGCCCGTCTCTCCGGCAAACCTTTTCTGGCGACGGGTCTTATCCGCACCAAGCGAACGATGCAGCAAGTCGGGCTGGGCGCGACGGCGCGCGAAGACAATGTGCGCGGGGCCTTTGCCGTAACGGAAACGGGCAAGGCTGAGGTATTTGGCAAACGGCTTGTTCTGGTCGACGATGTCTACACGACAGGAGCGACGGTTTCGGCTGCGACCCGGGCCTTGAAGAAGGCAGGGGCCGTCGAGGTCACGGTTTTGACCTTTGCAAGAGCGATATCCGGTCCTATATGA